The DNA region GCCGCACCCCACAAGACTCTAGGTAGTGACGACTAAATCCGCCTTGGCACACCACGGTCAACTATTGATCTGATAAGACGAGGTGTCTCCATGTTAGCATGTTTTGAAGAACATCACATTGAGATTGCACGATCGCCATTGCCAATCACACAACCGCCACATCTCGCAACTCATTCGGCCCAGTCACGCAACACTTCGACATGGCAACCACGGAGAAACTCGTCAGTCCCTCCTCCATCGGCCACTTCGGCATTAGAACAACCCCTGAAAAGTTCGAGGCCATGGTCAAGTGGCACCTCGACTTCTTCGGTGGACGCGAGGTACTTCGAAACGCCAAGGCCAGCTTCATCCAGTGGGACGAAGAGCACCACAGAATGGTCATCGTGCAAGACGACAGCCACGAGCAGATCCCAGCCGACAAGCGCCCtacagcagcaacagtctACCACATCGCTTTCACACTCAACTCTCTCGAGGATCTTGCCACCAGCTAcgagcagaagaaggcccgCGGCATCCTGCCCCACTGGCCTGTCAACCATGGCATGAGCACCTCGATGTACTACTTTGATCCGGATGGAAATGAGTTTGAGATGCAGGTCAACAACTTCGACACAGCGGATGAAGCTCTGGAGTTCATGAAGACGCCAGAATATGCGACGAACCCGATTGGCGTGGATATTGATATTGAAGAGTGGCTGGCACGGGTCAAgagcggggaggatgagaagactCTCAAAAAGCGTCCGGTTATTGGGCAGAGGCTTAGCCGGTATGAGAACTCGATTTATTGGAAGAAGCCAGAAGAAGCGTGAGGATTGTTGATGTGATTGGGAACAGTGGGCGGTATATCGTAGGGAAGAATTGAATAAGGAATCTTTTGTGACCGACAATAAATATTATGTATGCTTCGCGAAGTTTCAACCGTGGACTAGTGACCCCTTGTGATGAGGGCACTGTAAatggcaccagcaccaagTGCCGTGATGTTTCATGCACCTTCCCATTCCCCTGGATAAGCTTGGGTAGGTTCTCGGCCCTGAACGTTGGAAAACTTGCCTTAACGGTGTTGGTCTCAATCATGGTAGTCTAGTTAGCCTGTCGAGCAGAGTGGTGAATCCGCCATCAGTCCGGGATTGTATCGCGAGGAAGCTGAATCCATCCGGGATCAAAATCCCcgacaccctcaacccatGTCAATACCAAGCTGGAACAAGGGTATCGCCATCAAAATCACGACATCACAAAGACAAAGAGACATGGAAAGAGTAGCAAAGATGTTGTAAGACAGAAATTGTTATCAGATATGGTCAGTCGTGCCAATCAAGGGCTTCCCAGAGCTCATGACCTCAATGAAGGTCTTGGgagcctccttctcaaagAACATCTTCTGGCTCTGAAGACTTCTCGTGATAACATCAATAGCGAAGGGGAACATCTCCCTCTCATaggcagcaacagcctcctcgtTAACGCCCAGTTCCTTCAACTTTCCAGCAAGGATGATCGCATCTCTCATGGCGCAgttgacaccatcaccaacgaaTGGTGTCGTGACATGAGCAGCATCGCCAATCAACGTCACGCCCGGGACAGTCTTCCAGTTGAGACTGTCTGTGGGGAAGTAGTACATGATCCAAGGTCTGAAGGGACCCTGACTTTGATTGATaatctccttcatctcatccGAGTAAGGGCCAAAGAGGTCATCTCCCAAAAGGTGCTTCTTGAACGCGTCCCAATCCTTGATGTCGACGAGACCGGCGTCGGCAAAGTTCTCGGGGCCAGGAATGCCGACGTCAACACGGTAGTGCCCGTCGCCTTGTCTACTGTTAAACATGTGGACACCCTTGCCCATGACGATCATGGACCCCATGCGGCAGAGCTCCTTCATCTTTTCGTAATATGGACCGCCAGGGAGgatcttggtggtgacgaaCAGATTGCCGCTGTATTGCGGCTTCGCGTCGGTTACCTGTCGAGCGCTGTCAATACCCAGGTAGCTGAAACTCTCCAGAGCGGAAGGGAAATGGTCGACGAGGGATTTCTTACCAAATGCCGCACCTTGGACCAGGTACCATCGGCGCCGACTACAAGCCCGAACCCCGAAGCAGTGGTTCCATCAGCGAAATTGAGAACGATCTGCCCGTTCTCGTCACGGGTGGTGCTGGTAACTGGCTTCTTCCAGTGaaccttctccttggggaTGCCACTGAGGAGGACCTTTCTGAGAGCCCAGCGGTCGATCTCAGGGGCATCACGGCCCTCACCAAACTCGAAGAAATTCTCGCCCTTGTGGCTGAAGAGGCGATGGATGGTGGCATCGCCGTAGCGGGCGTACTTCTTGAACTCTTCAAAGACACCAGCGTCCTTCAACGCTCTTTGACCGCTGCCAGGGTGGAGATCGAGGCAGCCACCACGAGGTGGGACATCCTCAGCACTGCTTTCATAGATGACGTAGTCCCAACCGCCCTGCTTCTCGAGGAGAGCACCAAGAGCCAGGCCAGACGGGCCGGCACCAACAATGCAgatcttcttgttgttgttgttgctgttgcaaGAAGAcatggtggatgtggtggtcttggtggaaCGGAAAAGGTTGAGGATGGGTTCAAAGATGCAAGACAGAGGAGGGATTGGCATAAAAATATGAGCCGAAGGGAAATAGGGTATCAAATGAGCGAGGGTGTGATGGTGGACTTGAGCCCATTCTGATATCGTGAGTTTCCTGTATTAATAGAACGCTGGTGTTCGCGTCGGCACATCAGGCATCCCCAGTATTCTCTGATCCAGCTCGCGACTCAGCACGGTGGATCAATTGCGGGGTCCCCGCAAACATGAAGCTTCCCGTCATCCGTCTGCCGTCATCGCGAGGTTCAGCGTGCAGCCTGATCTCGGGTTTAAAGCGGAATGCCTCACATCTAGCGGtctttggtggtttggggcgTTGCGGACGCCTTGCGGGAGGTCTAACGTTGATCATTTGATCTATTTGGACCCCTGAACGCGGCACTTGGCATCTGGGGAAGTGCGGGGTGTGTTTTGCGGGGTTCCAATGCTACTGAGCTTGGCCTCATGGTGGATGCCCGggcttggggatggggatggtttACAAAGACCGATGGTTGGTGCCATTCTATGCCCTGGTCGTTGGGTCCAAGACGTTGGGACAGTTTTTCTGGGATGGAGTGTGATTGAAGGGGTTCAAGATTTGAGTAGCTTGGGTATGTCAACAAACGAcgttcaggggctcaggggcagtAAAGTGGGTCCCGCCTGACCTCTGTCAAAAGTCAGAAACTTGAAGGACGGGAGATGCTAGTCCATGTCAAACTTCACGGTAAAATTACTATCTTGAAGTTCTTATAATTGCTCTAGGTTATTGCCGAGCCTGGGATTCTGTCCTAACATCATTGATCCTTTGTTTGAGCTTGGTTACTAACATGATAATAAGGTAGAGGTGGTTAGCTTACCTAGTATGCAGTACCGATATCCGAGCTTCATTTTACTGCTATAGAGTCATGGTTCATGATCCTGACTGCGTATCACACACTGCAAAGCCAGAGAAACTTGCAGTCCCCTCGCTGACCAGGTTCTCTATATCACGGCTTTTACACTTAGGTTCGTCAATTTGCACGGTGCAAGATTACTCAAGCAAGTAGGCATACAGGTTATCTGAAAGCAAGACCTTCTCCGAAAACACTTGATGCTGTCCAGCTGTGGTCATAGAAACTGATGATCTTGGTCACTAACCATTTTCATCCAGCAGGTAGGCAATGGGATGCTGATGCGAATGTCAAAACACTTATTAGTATCAGTCACTGCAGTACAGTAGATCAGTATGGCTTGATGGAACCTGGTCACCGTGAGATCATATCACAATGTTTCATTGAGGAGAAATATGACTAATATGATTAAGGCAGGTAACTTGCAAATGAATCTAAAAATCAGGTTTACTTTGCCCGAATGAAATGTGTGATCTATAGAAACCGGGAGATCTAGACCACAGTTTCGGTCCTGTCCACCGCCCGATTGACTTGTGCCTCTGACAGATTCCTCAATGACTTTTTCTTTACTCGATAATTGACCAGAAACCATACAAATAACGTTATTGCGGTTGGCGGGATGCATATCTCAACGTAGAGCGCAAAGGCCCCTGTGTGCAGCTGCCA from Podospora pseudoanserina strain CBS 124.78 chromosome 1, whole genome shotgun sequence includes:
- a CDS encoding hypothetical protein (COG:E; EggNog:ENOG503P3D8) → MATTEKLVSPSSIGHFGIRTTPEKFEAMVKWHLDFFGGREVLRNAKASFIQWDEEHHRMVIVQDDSHEQIPADKRPTAATVYHIAFTLNSLEDLATSYEQKKARGILPHWPVNHGMSTSMYYFDPDGNEFEMQVNNFDTADEALEFMKTPEYATNPIGVDIDIEEWLARVKSGEDEKTLKKRPVIGQRLSRYENSIYWKKPEEA
- a CDS encoding hypothetical protein (COG:C; EggNog:ENOG503PAIE) codes for the protein MPIPPLSCIFEPILNLFRSTKTTTSTMSSCNSNNNNKKICIVGAGPSGLALGALLEKQGGWDYVIYESSAEDVPPRGGCLDLHPGSGQRALKDAGVFEEFKKYARYGDATIHRLFSHKGENFFEFGEGRDAPEIDRWALRKVLLSGIPKEKVHWKKPVTSTTRDENGQIVLNFADGTTASGFGLVVGADGTWSKVRHLVTDAKPQYSGNLFVTTKILPGGPYYEKMKELCRMGSMIVMGKGVHMFNSRQGDGHYRVDVGIPGPENFADAGLVDIKDWDAFKKHLLGDDLFGPYSDEMKEIINQSQGPFRPWIMYYFPTDSLNWKTVPGVTLIGDAAHVTTPFVGDGVNCAMRDAIILAGKLKELGVNEEAVAAYEREMFPFAIDVITRSLQSQKMFFEKEAPKTFIEVMSSGKPLIGTTDHI